A single genomic interval of Phocoena sinus isolate mPhoSin1 chromosome 15, mPhoSin1.pri, whole genome shotgun sequence harbors:
- the LOC116740006 gene encoding uridine-cytidine kinase-like 1 isoform X11, which yields MSSPQAYPGIRVSGCWALGAEGSSNAESLDRLLPPVGAGRSPRKRTTSQCKSEPPLLRTSKRTIYTAGRPPWYNEHGTQSKEAFAIGLGGGSASGKTTVARMIIEALDVPWVVLLSMDSFYKVLTRQQQEQAAHNNFNFDHPDAFDFDLIISTLKKLKQGKSVKVPIYDFTTHSRKKDWKTLYGANVIIFEGIMAFADKTLLELLDMKIFVDTDSDIRLVRRLRRDISERGRDIEGVIKQYNKFVKPAFDQYIQPTMRVADIVVPRGSGNTVAIDLIVQHVHSQLEERELSVRAALASAHQCHPLPRTLSVLKSTPQVRGMHTIIRDRETSRDEFIFYSKRLMRLLIEHALSFLPFQDCVVQTPQGQDYSGKCYAGKQITGVSILRAGETMEPALRAVCKDVRIGTILIQTNQLTGEPELHYLRLPKDISDDHVILMDCTVSTGAAAMMAVRVLLDHDVPEDKIFLLSLLMAEMGVHSVAYAFPRVRIITTAVDKRVNDLFRIIPGIGNFGDRYFGTDAVPDGSDEEEGGSAG from the exons ATGAGCAGCCCCCAGGCTTACCCTGGCATCAGGGTCTCGGGGTGCTGGGCCCTTGGAGCAGAAGGCAG cagcaacGCGGAGTCCTTGGACAGGCTTCTCCCGCCTGTGGGCGCCGGGCGCTCGCCCCGGAAGCGCACCACCAGCCAGTGCAAGTCCGAGCCGCCCCTGCTGCGCACCAGCAAGCGCACCATCTACACGGCAGGGCGGCCGCCCTGGTACAACGAGCACGGCACCCAGTCCAAGGAGGCCTTCGCCATCG GCCTGGGGGGAGGCAGTGCTTCTGGGAAGACCACTGTGGCCAGAATGATCATCGAGGCCCTGGACGTGCCCTGGGTGGTCTTGCTGTCCATGGATTCCTTCTACAAG GTGCTCACCAGGCAGCAGCAGGAACAGGCCGCCCACAACAACTTCAACTTCGACCACCCAGATGCCTTTGATTTCGACCTCATCATCTCCACCCTCAAGAAGCTGAAGCAAGGCAAGAGTGTCAAGGTGCCCATCTACGACTTCACCACCCACAGCCGGAAGAAGGACTGG AAGACGCTCTACGGTGCAAACGTCATCATTTTCGAGGGCATCATGGCCTTTGCTGACAAGACACTGCTGGAG CTCCTGGACATGAAAATCTTTGTGGACACGGACTCTGACATCCGCCTCGTGCGGCGGCTACGCCGTGACATTAGCGAGCGGGGCCGGGACATCGAGGGCGTCATCAAGCAGTACAACAAGTTTGTGAAGCCCGCCTTCGATCAGTACATCCAGCCCACCATGCGCGTGGCGGACATCGTGGTGCcccggg GGAGTGGGAACACGGTGGCCATCGATCTGATAGTGCAGCACGTGCACAGCCAGCTAGAAGAG CGTGAGCTCAGTGTCAG GGCCGCGCTGGCCTCAGCGCACCAGTGCCACCCCCTGCCCCGGACGCTGAGCGTCCTCAAGAGCACGCCGCAGGTGCGGGGCATGCACACCATCATCAG GGACCGGGAGACCAGCCGCGACGAGTTCATCTTCTACTCTAAGAGGCTGATGCGGCTGCTCATCGAGCACGCactctccttcctgcccttccag GACTGCGTCGTGCAGACCCCGCAGGGCCAGGACTACTCGGGCAAGTGCTACGCGGGGAAGCAG ATCACAGGCGTGTCCATCCTGCGGGCCGGTGAGACCATGGAGCCTGCGCTGCGGGCCGTGTGCAAGGACGTGCGCATCGGCACGATCCTCATCCAGACCAACCAGCTCACCGGGGAGCCCGAG CTCCACTACCTGCGGCTCCCCAAGGACATCAGTGACGACCACGTGATCCTGATGGACTGCACAGTGTCCACTGGCGCGGCGGCCATGATGGCGGTGCGGGTGCTGCTG GACCACGACGTGCCCGAGGACAAGATCTTCCTGCTGTCGCTGCTCATGGCGGAGATGGGCGTCCACTCGGTGGCCTATGCCTTCCCGCGCGTGAGAATCATCACCACGGCGGTGGACAAGCGCGTCAACGATCTCTTCCGCATCATCCCCGGCATAG GGAACTTCGGCGACCGCTACTTCGGGACGGACGCCGTCCCCGATGGCAGCGATGAGGAGGAAGGGGGCTCCGCGGGGTag
- the LOC116740006 gene encoding uridine-cytidine kinase-like 1 isoform X6: MAALPASAEAPRPLPPPPAAGDEPDRLEGKSEDRSSGSSNAESLDRLLPPVGAGRSPRKRTTSQCKSEPPLLRTSKRTIYTAGRPPWYNEHGTQSKEAFAIGLGGGSASGKTTVARMIIEALDVPWVVLLSMDSFYKVLTRQQQEQAAHNNFNFDHPDAFDFDLIISTLKKLKQGKSVKVPIYDFTTHSRKKDWKTLYGANVIIFEGIMAFADKTLLELLDMKIFVDTDSDIRLVRRLRRDISERGRDIEGVIKQYNKFVKPAFDQYIQPTMRVADIVVPRGSGNTVAIDLIVQHVHSQLEERELSVRAALASAHQCHPLPRTLSVLKSTPQVRGMHTIIRDRETSRDEFIFYSKRLMRLLIEHALSFLPFQDCVVQTPQGQDYSGKCYAGKQITGVSILRAGETMEPALRAVCKDVRIGTILIQTNQLTGEPELHYLRLPKDISDDHVILMDCTVSTGAAAMMAVRVLLDHDVPEDKIFLLSLLMAEMGVHSVAYAFPRVRIITTAVDKRVNDLFRIIPGIGNFGDRYFGTDAVPDGSDEEEGGSAG, from the exons cagcagcggcagcagcaacGCGGAGTCCTTGGACAGGCTTCTCCCGCCTGTGGGCGCCGGGCGCTCGCCCCGGAAGCGCACCACCAGCCAGTGCAAGTCCGAGCCGCCCCTGCTGCGCACCAGCAAGCGCACCATCTACACGGCAGGGCGGCCGCCCTGGTACAACGAGCACGGCACCCAGTCCAAGGAGGCCTTCGCCATCG GCCTGGGGGGAGGCAGTGCTTCTGGGAAGACCACTGTGGCCAGAATGATCATCGAGGCCCTGGACGTGCCCTGGGTGGTCTTGCTGTCCATGGATTCCTTCTACAAG GTGCTCACCAGGCAGCAGCAGGAACAGGCCGCCCACAACAACTTCAACTTCGACCACCCAGATGCCTTTGATTTCGACCTCATCATCTCCACCCTCAAGAAGCTGAAGCAAGGCAAGAGTGTCAAGGTGCCCATCTACGACTTCACCACCCACAGCCGGAAGAAGGACTGG AAGACGCTCTACGGTGCAAACGTCATCATTTTCGAGGGCATCATGGCCTTTGCTGACAAGACACTGCTGGAG CTCCTGGACATGAAAATCTTTGTGGACACGGACTCTGACATCCGCCTCGTGCGGCGGCTACGCCGTGACATTAGCGAGCGGGGCCGGGACATCGAGGGCGTCATCAAGCAGTACAACAAGTTTGTGAAGCCCGCCTTCGATCAGTACATCCAGCCCACCATGCGCGTGGCGGACATCGTGGTGCcccggg GGAGTGGGAACACGGTGGCCATCGATCTGATAGTGCAGCACGTGCACAGCCAGCTAGAAGAG CGTGAGCTCAGTGTCAG GGCCGCGCTGGCCTCAGCGCACCAGTGCCACCCCCTGCCCCGGACGCTGAGCGTCCTCAAGAGCACGCCGCAGGTGCGGGGCATGCACACCATCATCAG GGACCGGGAGACCAGCCGCGACGAGTTCATCTTCTACTCTAAGAGGCTGATGCGGCTGCTCATCGAGCACGCactctccttcctgcccttccag GACTGCGTCGTGCAGACCCCGCAGGGCCAGGACTACTCGGGCAAGTGCTACGCGGGGAAGCAG ATCACAGGCGTGTCCATCCTGCGGGCCGGTGAGACCATGGAGCCTGCGCTGCGGGCCGTGTGCAAGGACGTGCGCATCGGCACGATCCTCATCCAGACCAACCAGCTCACCGGGGAGCCCGAG CTCCACTACCTGCGGCTCCCCAAGGACATCAGTGACGACCACGTGATCCTGATGGACTGCACAGTGTCCACTGGCGCGGCGGCCATGATGGCGGTGCGGGTGCTGCTG GACCACGACGTGCCCGAGGACAAGATCTTCCTGCTGTCGCTGCTCATGGCGGAGATGGGCGTCCACTCGGTGGCCTATGCCTTCCCGCGCGTGAGAATCATCACCACGGCGGTGGACAAGCGCGTCAACGATCTCTTCCGCATCATCCCCGGCATAG GGAACTTCGGCGACCGCTACTTCGGGACGGACGCCGTCCCCGATGGCAGCGATGAGGAGGAAGGGGGCTCCGCGGGGTag
- the LOC116740006 gene encoding uridine-cytidine kinase-like 1 isoform X8: MPVDNSSGSSNAESLDRLLPPVGAGRSPRKRTTSQCKSEPPLLRTSKRTIYTAGRPPWYNEHGTQSKEAFAIGLGGGSASGKTTVARMIIEALDVPWVVLLSMDSFYKVLTRQQQEQAAHNNFNFDHPDAFDFDLIISTLKKLKQGKSVKVPIYDFTTHSRKKDWKTLYGANVIIFEGIMAFADKTLLELLDMKIFVDTDSDIRLVRRLRRDISERGRDIEGVIKQYNKFVKPAFDQYIQPTMRVADIVVPRGSGNTVAIDLIVQHVHSQLEERELSVRAALASAHQCHPLPRTLSVLKSTPQVRGMHTIIRDRETSRDEFIFYSKRLMRLLIEHALSFLPFQDCVVQTPQGQDYSGKCYAGKQITGVSILRAGETMEPALRAVCKDVRIGTILIQTNQLTGEPELHYLRLPKDISDDHVILMDCTVSTGAAAMMAVRVLLDHDVPEDKIFLLSLLMAEMGVHSVAYAFPRVRIITTAVDKRVNDLFRIIPGIGNFGDRYFGTDAVPDGSDEEEGGSAG, from the exons cagcagcggcagcagcaacGCGGAGTCCTTGGACAGGCTTCTCCCGCCTGTGGGCGCCGGGCGCTCGCCCCGGAAGCGCACCACCAGCCAGTGCAAGTCCGAGCCGCCCCTGCTGCGCACCAGCAAGCGCACCATCTACACGGCAGGGCGGCCGCCCTGGTACAACGAGCACGGCACCCAGTCCAAGGAGGCCTTCGCCATCG GCCTGGGGGGAGGCAGTGCTTCTGGGAAGACCACTGTGGCCAGAATGATCATCGAGGCCCTGGACGTGCCCTGGGTGGTCTTGCTGTCCATGGATTCCTTCTACAAG GTGCTCACCAGGCAGCAGCAGGAACAGGCCGCCCACAACAACTTCAACTTCGACCACCCAGATGCCTTTGATTTCGACCTCATCATCTCCACCCTCAAGAAGCTGAAGCAAGGCAAGAGTGTCAAGGTGCCCATCTACGACTTCACCACCCACAGCCGGAAGAAGGACTGG AAGACGCTCTACGGTGCAAACGTCATCATTTTCGAGGGCATCATGGCCTTTGCTGACAAGACACTGCTGGAG CTCCTGGACATGAAAATCTTTGTGGACACGGACTCTGACATCCGCCTCGTGCGGCGGCTACGCCGTGACATTAGCGAGCGGGGCCGGGACATCGAGGGCGTCATCAAGCAGTACAACAAGTTTGTGAAGCCCGCCTTCGATCAGTACATCCAGCCCACCATGCGCGTGGCGGACATCGTGGTGCcccggg GGAGTGGGAACACGGTGGCCATCGATCTGATAGTGCAGCACGTGCACAGCCAGCTAGAAGAG CGTGAGCTCAGTGTCAG GGCCGCGCTGGCCTCAGCGCACCAGTGCCACCCCCTGCCCCGGACGCTGAGCGTCCTCAAGAGCACGCCGCAGGTGCGGGGCATGCACACCATCATCAG GGACCGGGAGACCAGCCGCGACGAGTTCATCTTCTACTCTAAGAGGCTGATGCGGCTGCTCATCGAGCACGCactctccttcctgcccttccag GACTGCGTCGTGCAGACCCCGCAGGGCCAGGACTACTCGGGCAAGTGCTACGCGGGGAAGCAG ATCACAGGCGTGTCCATCCTGCGGGCCGGTGAGACCATGGAGCCTGCGCTGCGGGCCGTGTGCAAGGACGTGCGCATCGGCACGATCCTCATCCAGACCAACCAGCTCACCGGGGAGCCCGAG CTCCACTACCTGCGGCTCCCCAAGGACATCAGTGACGACCACGTGATCCTGATGGACTGCACAGTGTCCACTGGCGCGGCGGCCATGATGGCGGTGCGGGTGCTGCTG GACCACGACGTGCCCGAGGACAAGATCTTCCTGCTGTCGCTGCTCATGGCGGAGATGGGCGTCCACTCGGTGGCCTATGCCTTCCCGCGCGTGAGAATCATCACCACGGCGGTGGACAAGCGCGTCAACGATCTCTTCCGCATCATCCCCGGCATAG GGAACTTCGGCGACCGCTACTTCGGGACGGACGCCGTCCCCGATGGCAGCGATGAGGAGGAAGGGGGCTCCGCGGGGTag
- the LOC116740006 gene encoding uridine-cytidine kinase-like 1 isoform X7 — protein MAALPASAEAPRPLPPPPAAGDEPDRLEGKSEDRSGSSNAESLDRLLPPVGAGRSPRKRTTSQCKSEPPLLRTSKRTIYTAGRPPWYNEHGTQSKEAFAIGLGGGSASGKTTVARMIIEALDVPWVVLLSMDSFYKVLTRQQQEQAAHNNFNFDHPDAFDFDLIISTLKKLKQGKSVKVPIYDFTTHSRKKDWKTLYGANVIIFEGIMAFADKTLLELLDMKIFVDTDSDIRLVRRLRRDISERGRDIEGVIKQYNKFVKPAFDQYIQPTMRVADIVVPRGSGNTVAIDLIVQHVHSQLEERELSVRAALASAHQCHPLPRTLSVLKSTPQVRGMHTIIRDRETSRDEFIFYSKRLMRLLIEHALSFLPFQDCVVQTPQGQDYSGKCYAGKQITGVSILRAGETMEPALRAVCKDVRIGTILIQTNQLTGEPELHYLRLPKDISDDHVILMDCTVSTGAAAMMAVRVLLDHDVPEDKIFLLSLLMAEMGVHSVAYAFPRVRIITTAVDKRVNDLFRIIPGIGNFGDRYFGTDAVPDGSDEEEGGSAG, from the exons cagcggcagcagcaacGCGGAGTCCTTGGACAGGCTTCTCCCGCCTGTGGGCGCCGGGCGCTCGCCCCGGAAGCGCACCACCAGCCAGTGCAAGTCCGAGCCGCCCCTGCTGCGCACCAGCAAGCGCACCATCTACACGGCAGGGCGGCCGCCCTGGTACAACGAGCACGGCACCCAGTCCAAGGAGGCCTTCGCCATCG GCCTGGGGGGAGGCAGTGCTTCTGGGAAGACCACTGTGGCCAGAATGATCATCGAGGCCCTGGACGTGCCCTGGGTGGTCTTGCTGTCCATGGATTCCTTCTACAAG GTGCTCACCAGGCAGCAGCAGGAACAGGCCGCCCACAACAACTTCAACTTCGACCACCCAGATGCCTTTGATTTCGACCTCATCATCTCCACCCTCAAGAAGCTGAAGCAAGGCAAGAGTGTCAAGGTGCCCATCTACGACTTCACCACCCACAGCCGGAAGAAGGACTGG AAGACGCTCTACGGTGCAAACGTCATCATTTTCGAGGGCATCATGGCCTTTGCTGACAAGACACTGCTGGAG CTCCTGGACATGAAAATCTTTGTGGACACGGACTCTGACATCCGCCTCGTGCGGCGGCTACGCCGTGACATTAGCGAGCGGGGCCGGGACATCGAGGGCGTCATCAAGCAGTACAACAAGTTTGTGAAGCCCGCCTTCGATCAGTACATCCAGCCCACCATGCGCGTGGCGGACATCGTGGTGCcccggg GGAGTGGGAACACGGTGGCCATCGATCTGATAGTGCAGCACGTGCACAGCCAGCTAGAAGAG CGTGAGCTCAGTGTCAG GGCCGCGCTGGCCTCAGCGCACCAGTGCCACCCCCTGCCCCGGACGCTGAGCGTCCTCAAGAGCACGCCGCAGGTGCGGGGCATGCACACCATCATCAG GGACCGGGAGACCAGCCGCGACGAGTTCATCTTCTACTCTAAGAGGCTGATGCGGCTGCTCATCGAGCACGCactctccttcctgcccttccag GACTGCGTCGTGCAGACCCCGCAGGGCCAGGACTACTCGGGCAAGTGCTACGCGGGGAAGCAG ATCACAGGCGTGTCCATCCTGCGGGCCGGTGAGACCATGGAGCCTGCGCTGCGGGCCGTGTGCAAGGACGTGCGCATCGGCACGATCCTCATCCAGACCAACCAGCTCACCGGGGAGCCCGAG CTCCACTACCTGCGGCTCCCCAAGGACATCAGTGACGACCACGTGATCCTGATGGACTGCACAGTGTCCACTGGCGCGGCGGCCATGATGGCGGTGCGGGTGCTGCTG GACCACGACGTGCCCGAGGACAAGATCTTCCTGCTGTCGCTGCTCATGGCGGAGATGGGCGTCCACTCGGTGGCCTATGCCTTCCCGCGCGTGAGAATCATCACCACGGCGGTGGACAAGCGCGTCAACGATCTCTTCCGCATCATCCCCGGCATAG GGAACTTCGGCGACCGCTACTTCGGGACGGACGCCGTCCCCGATGGCAGCGATGAGGAGGAAGGGGGCTCCGCGGGGTag
- the LOC116740006 gene encoding uridine-cytidine kinase-like 1 isoform X9: protein MPVDNSGSSNAESLDRLLPPVGAGRSPRKRTTSQCKSEPPLLRTSKRTIYTAGRPPWYNEHGTQSKEAFAIGLGGGSASGKTTVARMIIEALDVPWVVLLSMDSFYKVLTRQQQEQAAHNNFNFDHPDAFDFDLIISTLKKLKQGKSVKVPIYDFTTHSRKKDWKTLYGANVIIFEGIMAFADKTLLELLDMKIFVDTDSDIRLVRRLRRDISERGRDIEGVIKQYNKFVKPAFDQYIQPTMRVADIVVPRGSGNTVAIDLIVQHVHSQLEERELSVRAALASAHQCHPLPRTLSVLKSTPQVRGMHTIIRDRETSRDEFIFYSKRLMRLLIEHALSFLPFQDCVVQTPQGQDYSGKCYAGKQITGVSILRAGETMEPALRAVCKDVRIGTILIQTNQLTGEPELHYLRLPKDISDDHVILMDCTVSTGAAAMMAVRVLLDHDVPEDKIFLLSLLMAEMGVHSVAYAFPRVRIITTAVDKRVNDLFRIIPGIGNFGDRYFGTDAVPDGSDEEEGGSAG from the exons cagcggcagcagcaacGCGGAGTCCTTGGACAGGCTTCTCCCGCCTGTGGGCGCCGGGCGCTCGCCCCGGAAGCGCACCACCAGCCAGTGCAAGTCCGAGCCGCCCCTGCTGCGCACCAGCAAGCGCACCATCTACACGGCAGGGCGGCCGCCCTGGTACAACGAGCACGGCACCCAGTCCAAGGAGGCCTTCGCCATCG GCCTGGGGGGAGGCAGTGCTTCTGGGAAGACCACTGTGGCCAGAATGATCATCGAGGCCCTGGACGTGCCCTGGGTGGTCTTGCTGTCCATGGATTCCTTCTACAAG GTGCTCACCAGGCAGCAGCAGGAACAGGCCGCCCACAACAACTTCAACTTCGACCACCCAGATGCCTTTGATTTCGACCTCATCATCTCCACCCTCAAGAAGCTGAAGCAAGGCAAGAGTGTCAAGGTGCCCATCTACGACTTCACCACCCACAGCCGGAAGAAGGACTGG AAGACGCTCTACGGTGCAAACGTCATCATTTTCGAGGGCATCATGGCCTTTGCTGACAAGACACTGCTGGAG CTCCTGGACATGAAAATCTTTGTGGACACGGACTCTGACATCCGCCTCGTGCGGCGGCTACGCCGTGACATTAGCGAGCGGGGCCGGGACATCGAGGGCGTCATCAAGCAGTACAACAAGTTTGTGAAGCCCGCCTTCGATCAGTACATCCAGCCCACCATGCGCGTGGCGGACATCGTGGTGCcccggg GGAGTGGGAACACGGTGGCCATCGATCTGATAGTGCAGCACGTGCACAGCCAGCTAGAAGAG CGTGAGCTCAGTGTCAG GGCCGCGCTGGCCTCAGCGCACCAGTGCCACCCCCTGCCCCGGACGCTGAGCGTCCTCAAGAGCACGCCGCAGGTGCGGGGCATGCACACCATCATCAG GGACCGGGAGACCAGCCGCGACGAGTTCATCTTCTACTCTAAGAGGCTGATGCGGCTGCTCATCGAGCACGCactctccttcctgcccttccag GACTGCGTCGTGCAGACCCCGCAGGGCCAGGACTACTCGGGCAAGTGCTACGCGGGGAAGCAG ATCACAGGCGTGTCCATCCTGCGGGCCGGTGAGACCATGGAGCCTGCGCTGCGGGCCGTGTGCAAGGACGTGCGCATCGGCACGATCCTCATCCAGACCAACCAGCTCACCGGGGAGCCCGAG CTCCACTACCTGCGGCTCCCCAAGGACATCAGTGACGACCACGTGATCCTGATGGACTGCACAGTGTCCACTGGCGCGGCGGCCATGATGGCGGTGCGGGTGCTGCTG GACCACGACGTGCCCGAGGACAAGATCTTCCTGCTGTCGCTGCTCATGGCGGAGATGGGCGTCCACTCGGTGGCCTATGCCTTCCCGCGCGTGAGAATCATCACCACGGCGGTGGACAAGCGCGTCAACGATCTCTTCCGCATCATCCCCGGCATAG GGAACTTCGGCGACCGCTACTTCGGGACGGACGCCGTCCCCGATGGCAGCGATGAGGAGGAAGGGGGCTCCGCGGGGTag
- the LOC116740006 gene encoding uridine-cytidine kinase-like 1 isoform X10, with product MAFADKTLLELLDMKIFVDTDSDIRLVRRLRRDISERGRDIEGVIKQYNKFVKPAFDQYIQPTMRVADIVVPRGSGNTVAIDLIVQHVHSQLEERELSVRAALASAHQCHPLPRTLSVLKSTPQVRGMHTIIRDRETSRDEFIFYSKRLMRLLIEHALSFLPFQDCVVQTPQGQDYSGKCYAGKQITGVSILRAGETMEPALRAVCKDVRIGTILIQTNQLTGEPELHYLRLPKDISDDHVILMDCTVSTGAAAMMAVRVLLDHDVPEDKIFLLSLLMAEMGVHSVAYAFPRVRIITTAVDKRVNDLFRIIPGIGNFGDRYFGTDAVPDGSDEEEGGSAG from the exons ATGGCCTTTGCTGACAAGACACTGCTGGAG CTCCTGGACATGAAAATCTTTGTGGACACGGACTCTGACATCCGCCTCGTGCGGCGGCTACGCCGTGACATTAGCGAGCGGGGCCGGGACATCGAGGGCGTCATCAAGCAGTACAACAAGTTTGTGAAGCCCGCCTTCGATCAGTACATCCAGCCCACCATGCGCGTGGCGGACATCGTGGTGCcccggg GGAGTGGGAACACGGTGGCCATCGATCTGATAGTGCAGCACGTGCACAGCCAGCTAGAAGAG CGTGAGCTCAGTGTCAG GGCCGCGCTGGCCTCAGCGCACCAGTGCCACCCCCTGCCCCGGACGCTGAGCGTCCTCAAGAGCACGCCGCAGGTGCGGGGCATGCACACCATCATCAG GGACCGGGAGACCAGCCGCGACGAGTTCATCTTCTACTCTAAGAGGCTGATGCGGCTGCTCATCGAGCACGCactctccttcctgcccttccag GACTGCGTCGTGCAGACCCCGCAGGGCCAGGACTACTCGGGCAAGTGCTACGCGGGGAAGCAG ATCACAGGCGTGTCCATCCTGCGGGCCGGTGAGACCATGGAGCCTGCGCTGCGGGCCGTGTGCAAGGACGTGCGCATCGGCACGATCCTCATCCAGACCAACCAGCTCACCGGGGAGCCCGAG CTCCACTACCTGCGGCTCCCCAAGGACATCAGTGACGACCACGTGATCCTGATGGACTGCACAGTGTCCACTGGCGCGGCGGCCATGATGGCGGTGCGGGTGCTGCTG GACCACGACGTGCCCGAGGACAAGATCTTCCTGCTGTCGCTGCTCATGGCGGAGATGGGCGTCCACTCGGTGGCCTATGCCTTCCCGCGCGTGAGAATCATCACCACGGCGGTGGACAAGCGCGTCAACGATCTCTTCCGCATCATCCCCGGCATAG GGAACTTCGGCGACCGCTACTTCGGGACGGACGCCGTCCCCGATGGCAGCGATGAGGAGGAAGGGGGCTCCGCGGGGTag
- the DNAJC5 gene encoding dnaJ homolog subfamily C member 5 encodes MADQRQRSLSTSGESLYHVLGLDRNATSDDIKKSYRKLALKYHPDKNPDNPEAADKFKEINNAHAILTDSTKRNIYDKYGSLGLYVAEQFGEENVNTYFVLSSWWAKALFVFCGLLTCCYCCCCLCCCFNCCCGKCKPKAPEGEETEFYVSPEDLEAQLQSDEREAADTPIVVQPASATETTQLTADSHPSYHTDGFN; translated from the exons ATGGCAGACCAGAGACAGCGCTCCCTCTCTACCTCTGGGGAATCCCTGTACCACGTTCTGGGGCTGGACAGGAATGCGACCTCGGATGACATTAAGAAGTCCTACCG GAAGCTGGCCTTGAAATATCACCCTGACAAGAACCCAGATAACCCAGAGGCCGCAGACAAGTTTAAGGAGATCAACAACGCCCACGCCATCCTGACGGACTCCACGAAAAGAAACATCTACGACAAGTACGGCTCGCTGGGGCTCTACGTGGCCGAGCAGTTTGGGGAGGAGAACGTGAACACCTACTTCGTGCTCTCCAGCTGGTGGGCCAAG GCCCTGTTTGTGTTCTGCGGGCTCCTCacctgctgctactgctgctgctgcctctgctgctgcTTCAACTGCTGCTGCGGGAAGTGCAAGCCCAAGGCGCCGGAGGGCGAGGAGACCGAGTTCTACGTGTCCCCCGAGGACCTGGAAGCGCAGCTGCAGTCCGACGAGAGGG AGGCCGCAGACACGCCGATCGTCGTCCAGCCGGCGTCCGCCACGGAGACCACCCAGCTCACAGCCGACTCCCACCCCAGCTATCACACCGATGGGTTCAACTAA